From the Bdellovibrio reynosensis genome, one window contains:
- a CDS encoding pilus assembly protein PilP: MKSLRWVVSYILVASLGLWAAFAVSMKFMTPAYSQGNAPASGDLPAEFLKEMEATQVPGKPDAKDLVPPTPESATPPPAQAPTPGGGPAPTQEPVPQPPAESMPSQVPAPPQGMDAPVGDGATAAPAQQFIPKDDYFYDPTGKRDPFKVFRTARPTTTVSADSSVKQQEVLEPLQRWELERLQIVGILWDVKKPRAMVRDPDGTVYTVVKNSKIGRNEGFVAAIREGEIVIMETRYEDGKSLKEPRILELKK, translated from the coding sequence GTGAAGTCTTTAAGATGGGTTGTATCTTACATACTAGTTGCATCATTGGGACTGTGGGCGGCCTTCGCAGTCAGCATGAAGTTTATGACCCCGGCTTATTCCCAGGGCAATGCGCCTGCAAGTGGGGATTTGCCTGCTGAGTTTTTAAAAGAAATGGAAGCGACTCAAGTTCCTGGCAAGCCAGATGCTAAAGACTTGGTCCCACCAACTCCAGAATCAGCGACGCCTCCTCCAGCACAAGCTCCGACTCCAGGTGGCGGACCTGCTCCAACCCAAGAGCCCGTTCCCCAGCCACCTGCGGAATCTATGCCTTCGCAAGTGCCAGCTCCTCCACAAGGAATGGATGCGCCCGTGGGTGATGGTGCAACGGCGGCTCCGGCCCAGCAGTTCATCCCTAAGGATGATTATTTTTATGACCCAACTGGCAAAAGAGATCCTTTCAAAGTTTTCCGCACGGCACGTCCAACAACGACAGTGTCAGCAGATAGCTCTGTAAAACAACAAGAAGTTCTTGAGCCGTTACAACGTTGGGAACTTGAGCGTTTACAAATCGTAGGAATTTTGTGGGATGTTAAAAAGCCCCGTGCCATGGTGAGAGATCCAGATGGCACTGTTTACACTGTAGTTAAGAACTCAAAGATCGGCCGAAACGAAGGTTTTGTGGCGGCCATCCGTGAGGGAGAAATCGTCATCATGGAAACTAGGTACGAAGACGGAAAATCCCTTAAAGAACCACGTATTTTGGAATTAAAAAAGTAG
- a CDS encoding replication-associated recombination protein A, with protein sequence MDLFSASNAALSSSPLSEILRPKNLDEIIGQEKTLGAHSKLGQMLRKGYLPSLIIWGPPGTGKTTFALALSQHFNAHFENINAVEAGAKVLREVGEAGKDRRLQFQQKTVLFVDEIHRFNKAQQDVLLPFVEKGDLVLVGATTENPSYELNRALLSRCRVVIFERLSEEDLSKIVIRAENHYKKPLESVLTKEAIDNLLEYSDGDARRLINSLEIIYTYTKDAEEGERLDRNEMRELLQQNPLGYDKSSEMHYDLISAFIKSVRGSDPDAAVYYLARMLDGGEDPIFIARRLIILASEDIGNADPRGITVATSGLQAVEAIGLPEGAITLAQVTTYLASCPKSNASYMSLNKARELVEKTRTLPVPLHLRSSKTALSKELGYGKDYRYPHNYPTGWVEQGYLPEEIQGAQLYEPTNRGFEKNIKDYLSWMKNK encoded by the coding sequence ATGGATTTATTTTCTGCCTCTAATGCTGCTTTAAGTTCTTCTCCGCTTTCAGAGATTCTTCGTCCGAAAAATCTGGATGAAATCATTGGGCAGGAAAAGACACTGGGGGCTCATTCAAAGTTAGGGCAGATGCTTCGTAAGGGATATCTTCCTAGCTTGATTATCTGGGGGCCTCCAGGTACGGGTAAAACGACCTTCGCCCTTGCACTTTCCCAGCACTTCAATGCGCATTTCGAAAACATCAACGCTGTCGAAGCGGGTGCCAAGGTTCTTCGTGAAGTAGGGGAGGCGGGTAAAGACCGTCGTCTTCAGTTCCAACAAAAGACTGTGCTTTTTGTGGATGAAATTCATCGCTTTAATAAAGCTCAACAAGACGTTCTTCTGCCTTTTGTTGAAAAAGGCGATCTTGTTCTAGTTGGTGCTACTACTGAAAATCCAAGCTACGAATTGAATCGAGCTCTTTTAAGCCGCTGTCGCGTTGTGATTTTCGAGCGTCTGTCTGAAGAAGATCTCAGTAAGATCGTCATACGCGCCGAAAACCACTATAAAAAGCCCCTTGAATCGGTCCTTACAAAAGAAGCGATCGATAATCTTTTAGAATACTCAGACGGGGATGCACGCAGGCTTATTAATAGCCTTGAGATCATCTACACCTACACAAAAGACGCCGAAGAAGGCGAAAGACTTGATCGCAATGAAATGCGCGAGCTGCTCCAGCAAAATCCCCTGGGCTACGATAAAAGCTCCGAGATGCACTATGATCTCATTTCTGCCTTCATTAAAAGTGTGCGCGGAAGCGACCCAGATGCAGCCGTTTATTATCTAGCAAGAATGCTCGACGGCGGGGAAGATCCTATCTTTATCGCTAGAAGGCTTATCATTCTGGCATCAGAAGATATCGGGAATGCAGATCCCCGAGGTATTACGGTAGCCACTTCAGGCTTGCAGGCCGTAGAAGCCATCGGTCTTCCAGAAGGCGCTATAACTTTAGCACAAGTGACGACTTACCTAGCTTCGTGCCCAAAATCCAATGCTTCTTATATGTCTTTAAATAAAGCCCGTGAACTGGTTGAGAAAACTAGAACCTTACCAGTTCCGTTACACCTGCGCTCTTCAAAAACCGCACTTTCAAAGGAACTTGGTTACGGGAAAGACTATCGATATCCCCACAATTATCCCACAGGCTGGGTAGAACAAGGGTATCTCCCTGAAGAAATTCAAGGCGCACAACTTTACGAGCCGACAAACCGGGGCTTCGAAAAGAACATCAAGGACTATTTAAGCTGGATGAAAAATAAGTGA
- the pilQ gene encoding type IV pilus secretin PilQ, whose translation MNGFIRLVILSAMIASLTSCASRPVEDDLSLDGAESTEEVAAADSETSEGSEDFSDFEESDVDKQAQTEQAPAEPQQAQGDQDLAVEEEVNQAGVEQPADVPPPTEQAAAEPPPPEPTQEAAPTEDPFADSGIADNEPTPPAEPVQTETIPSPVQETSPQVAAPTGAPANITDLQFKANESGGTIIVQADKPLSYTTRTNPELRQYIIEVNNAILPDRLKRSLNTRDIKGSVGAIDAYQNPGSNTARFVIQLREGVGEPAVQTEGNSLLVVASGGSSSDVASQEPQAVQGAEVDGESQILPSQNLTEFLAGNNKFYGKKISLETNNMDIRDALNFITEESGVNMVISEDVKGAVSLKLRQVPWDQALVVIMKAKKLGYTRQGNVLRIAPQTDLRAEEDDATKMAQARKNIEPLKVRMFPVSYARVEELEKKIKDFLGDRGRVVGDARTNALVVTDIEENLERAAKLIASLDTQPPQVLIEGKIVEAKESFTRNIGVNWGASGSPIKLGSTARGPVNMNPSFNVNPGANTPGNLNFNLAVGTLDVFGTLQAALSLSESEEQVKIISAPRIMTMTNERADINQTTEVPVRQVTQNGTATQETFQFKPLTLRLEVTPQVTADGSVIMKVLVNRQFRGADVSSAGQGAFAVNSREANTRVLVKNGQTAVIGGIYQSDATDGETGVPWFRELPFVSYLFKTKNISKEKSELLIFLTPRIVGQLDTGVTAAPNTQDF comes from the coding sequence ATGAACGGATTCATTAGACTAGTAATCCTTAGTGCAATGATTGCATCACTCACCTCATGCGCCAGCCGCCCGGTTGAAGACGATTTGTCTTTAGATGGTGCTGAGTCCACTGAAGAGGTTGCTGCGGCAGACAGCGAAACCAGCGAGGGCAGCGAAGATTTTTCTGATTTTGAAGAATCAGATGTTGATAAACAAGCTCAGACTGAACAAGCTCCCGCTGAACCTCAGCAAGCACAGGGTGATCAAGACCTTGCTGTTGAAGAAGAAGTAAACCAAGCCGGAGTAGAACAACCTGCAGATGTTCCTCCACCAACAGAACAAGCGGCGGCGGAACCTCCTCCACCAGAACCAACACAAGAGGCAGCACCAACGGAAGACCCGTTTGCCGATAGTGGAATTGCTGACAATGAGCCAACTCCACCAGCTGAGCCTGTGCAAACAGAAACTATTCCAAGTCCTGTGCAAGAAACTTCGCCGCAAGTTGCAGCGCCGACGGGCGCCCCTGCAAACATCACTGATTTGCAGTTTAAAGCCAATGAGTCTGGTGGCACCATTATCGTTCAAGCTGATAAGCCGCTATCTTATACGACAAGAACTAATCCTGAATTGCGCCAATATATTATTGAAGTGAACAATGCGATTCTTCCAGATCGTTTAAAACGTTCCCTTAACACTCGTGATATCAAAGGCAGTGTGGGTGCGATTGATGCCTATCAAAATCCAGGTTCAAACACCGCGCGCTTCGTGATTCAGCTTCGTGAAGGCGTGGGCGAGCCCGCAGTACAAACAGAAGGCAACAGTCTGTTAGTGGTTGCAAGTGGCGGATCTTCTTCTGATGTGGCTTCGCAAGAACCGCAAGCAGTTCAAGGTGCCGAAGTTGACGGTGAAAGCCAAATTTTACCAAGCCAAAATCTGACAGAGTTCCTTGCTGGCAACAACAAGTTCTATGGTAAGAAGATCTCTTTAGAAACCAACAATATGGATATCCGCGACGCCTTAAACTTCATCACTGAAGAAAGCGGCGTCAACATGGTGATCTCTGAAGATGTTAAAGGCGCTGTCAGCTTAAAGCTGCGCCAAGTTCCTTGGGACCAAGCTTTGGTTGTGATCATGAAAGCGAAAAAGCTTGGATACACTCGCCAAGGTAACGTTCTAAGAATCGCGCCACAAACTGACTTAAGAGCGGAAGAAGATGACGCGACTAAAATGGCTCAAGCAAGAAAGAACATTGAACCTCTTAAAGTTCGTATGTTCCCAGTAAGCTATGCCCGTGTTGAAGAGCTTGAAAAGAAAATCAAAGATTTCTTAGGTGATCGCGGCAGAGTCGTCGGTGACGCTCGTACCAACGCCTTGGTAGTTACTGACATCGAAGAAAACTTAGAGCGCGCAGCTAAACTTATCGCAAGTTTGGATACGCAACCTCCGCAAGTTTTAATCGAAGGTAAAATCGTAGAAGCAAAAGAAAGCTTCACTAGAAATATCGGTGTGAACTGGGGCGCTTCCGGCTCACCAATCAAACTGGGCTCAACAGCGCGTGGCCCGGTGAACATGAATCCAAGCTTTAACGTCAATCCAGGCGCGAACACTCCAGGAAATTTGAATTTCAACTTGGCAGTGGGAACTCTGGATGTATTCGGTACTTTACAGGCAGCACTTTCATTATCAGAAAGCGAAGAGCAGGTTAAAATCATCTCGGCTCCAAGAATCATGACAATGACCAACGAAAGAGCCGACATTAATCAAACGACTGAGGTGCCAGTTCGTCAGGTGACTCAAAACGGGACAGCGACTCAAGAGACGTTCCAGTTTAAACCGTTAACTTTAAGATTAGAGGTTACACCTCAAGTGACGGCAGACGGTTCTGTTATAATGAAAGTACTTGTAAACAGACAGTTTAGAGGTGCAGACGTCAGCAGTGCGGGACAAGGCGCTTTTGCGGTGAATAGCCGGGAAGCCAATACCCGCGTGCTAGTTAAGAACGGTCAAACAGCAGTCATCGGCGGTATCTATCAAAGTGATGCGACAGACGGTGAAACGGGTGTGCCATGGTTCCGTGAACTTCCTTTCGTGAGTTATTTGTTCAAGACAAAAAATATCTCGAAAGAAAAGTCTGAACTTCTTATCTTCCTGACCCCAAGAATCGTGGGACAGTTAGATACGGGGGTAACTGCGGCACCTAACACTCAAGACTTCTAA
- a CDS encoding cupin domain-containing protein, with protein sequence MMITRWQAPIVPTKQQVQMILESEGLEPYEEVYEPSIKIQDHRHPFAEVRVVVSGEMIFNISGNQFVLRPGDRVEIPANTKHSHMAQGNQNCICVCAHRAI encoded by the coding sequence ATGATGATCACGCGTTGGCAAGCACCAATAGTTCCGACAAAACAACAGGTTCAAATGATTCTTGAGTCTGAAGGATTAGAACCTTACGAAGAGGTTTACGAACCTTCCATTAAGATTCAAGATCATCGCCATCCCTTTGCTGAAGTCAGAGTGGTTGTATCTGGAGAAATGATTTTTAATATCTCTGGAAATCAATTTGTTTTACGTCCTGGCGACAGAGTGGAAATTCCTGCTAACACTAAGCACTCTCATATGGCTCAGGGAAATCAAAACTGCATTTGCGTTTGCGCTCATCGTGCGATCTAA
- a CDS encoding type IV pilus inner membrane component PilO, with protein MNKFFDQLAAQPFNKVLFIGLVLTGLYWYAVYDDGTAVDEQIATIAQQLQEEENKKKDTDATLKQVQEMQEKVGQLSAKYQEISRRLPSVLFSIDINKAIDDFARNSGVSVKSKKPSENIKKEVVEEVPVEVSLEGSYAELAQFTFLVSTAERMARVKNIVISEPEPNSKRIKFEGQVVGYKLAPEEKKKPEGTETPQ; from the coding sequence ATGAATAAATTCTTCGATCAACTCGCAGCTCAACCATTTAATAAGGTCCTATTCATCGGTTTAGTACTAACTGGATTGTATTGGTATGCTGTTTATGATGACGGTACAGCTGTTGATGAACAAATTGCTACCATTGCTCAACAACTCCAAGAAGAAGAAAATAAGAAAAAAGACACCGACGCGACATTAAAGCAAGTTCAAGAGATGCAAGAAAAAGTAGGACAGTTAAGTGCGAAGTACCAAGAAATCTCGCGCCGTCTTCCGTCCGTTTTATTCTCGATTGATATCAATAAAGCGATCGATGATTTTGCTCGTAACTCTGGCGTCAGTGTAAAATCAAAGAAACCTAGTGAAAACATCAAAAAGGAAGTAGTTGAAGAAGTTCCGGTGGAAGTCAGTCTTGAGGGCTCTTACGCCGAACTTGCACAATTTACTTTCTTGGTTTCAACAGCAGAAAGAATGGCTCGGGTAAAAAACATTGTCATTTCAGAGCCAGAGCCGAATTCAAAACGTATTAAGTTTGAAGGTCAGGTAGTAGGATACAAACTTGCTCCTGAAGAAAAAAAGAAACCTGAAGGCACGGAGACTCCACAGTGA